A portion of the Fulvia fulva chromosome 1, complete sequence genome contains these proteins:
- a CDS encoding Phosphatidate phosphatase APP1 — MAYTGADSGLSYGEYSGGREPGTRRKKLAGYLKTANELRQSYFSGDTVRGSHGPEDGPGAFPDVAVVRSGNEEMILFPSYARRHVKSKQPTATTPGRELSEEEFWRREWEKQEDVNAIVDVDVRGWIYTPPKGQHTRKQRLLIGLARQLSGISAPTSNGRPGESSQASATPSRASSPTKQQDEDLINLEAANIIRTGQQEEQYASRGAFSERPSQPKDTDSIYGDAQSDYIMPRGRPGTIGSATSQDSDQAGIASMQKRTSWQAPGKMTSAELAVANTHLMTRLKPFMANPLANAPISAFFYNEQASRQLTVYTDASGHFTFRAALDFIPTHVRVLAGEKLSATEEVAVTSPTGVSLISDIDDTIKHSAISAGAREIFRNAFIRELGDLTIEGVREWYNTLHDMGVKLHYVSNSPWQMYPVLTSYFKLANLPQGSFHLKQYSGMLQGIFEPVAERKKSSLEKIMRDFPDRKFVLVGDSGEADLEVYLETALDHPGRVLGIFIRDVTTTPSKTGYFDPNDSSPGGSKRHSRNHSRHQSGDSLAMSKRLSRPQDIRNDDPELEAAIAASLEDMEEQARHARRSINPDAFSNDSLQSRRGSQGRTGPRLPARQAAQPAEGDLIDFSETAPSSSWLAPPSRTSSARHDLDELVARKKPSPSPPPPPKPQGLRGHPGPPDPAISAIDHAEKTPPPRPRKPSSAVRPSNVPQIQTHQPSPLSQVTRQESTRKPPPPLPTRPRTYREMAKDTLSKARPSYGTQWQGDSSFGQSASRKSSRSRSQPTSPLARPMSSVKSFEDLNLPSSAMNHAPPPPPPRRNVTSYSLTQARQASSNRRSATYDDDSLPGSPGESVSKKEFLWKQRLDRARSILERNGVTLRTWRVGSDVADFCVRLIEMELRKIEREHNSEKDGNHSEKR, encoded by the exons ATGGCCTATACTGGAGCCGACAGCGGACTTAGCTATGGCGAATACTCAGGAGGGAGGGAGCCGGGCACAAGgaggaagaagctagcggGATACTTGAAGACTGCCAACGAACTGCGGCAGAGCTACTTTAGTGGTGACACAGTCCGTGGATCCCATGGCCCTGAAGATGGTCCCGGTGCTTTTCCAGACGTCGCAGTGGTGCGTAGCGGCAATGAAGAGATGATTCTGTTCCCAAGCTATGCCCGCAGACATGTCAAAAGTAAG CAACCAACAGCTACTACACCCGGCCGAGAGTTGAGTGAAGAAGAGTTCTGGCGTCGCGagtgggagaagcaagaagATGTGAATGCCATAGTCGACGTGGATGTGCGTGGCTGGATCTACACCCCACCGAAGGGCCAGCATACGCGGAAACAAAGACTATTGATTGGTCTTGCCAGGCAACTCTCGGGAATCTCAGCGCCCACCTCCAATGGTAGACCAGGAGAATCGAGCCAGGCCAGTGCAACACCAAGCCGTGCTTCTAGCCCGACGAAGCAACAAGATGAAGATCTTATCAATCTCGAAGCTGCAAACATCATCCGTACGGGTCAACAAGAGGAGCAGTATGCAAGTCGCGGCGCATTTTCCGAGAGACCCAGTCAGCCAAAAGATACCGACAGCATCTATGGAGACGCGCAGTCAGACTATATTATGCCACGTGGTCGGCCAGGAACCATTGGCAGTGCCACTTCACAGGACTCGGACCAAGCGGGCATTGCGTCGATGCAGAAGCGAACATCTTGGCAAGCGCCTGGTAAGATGACTTCTGCTGAGCTCGCTGTTGCCAATACCCATCTTATGACGCGGCTCAAACCGTTCATGGCGAACCCCTTGGCGAACGCACCAATCAGTGCCTTCTTCTACAATGAACAGGCATCGCGCCAGTTGACCGTCTACACAGATGCGTCTGGTCATTTTACCTTTCGAGCAGCGCTTGACTTCATCCCGACTCATGTACGAGTCTTGGCTGGAGAGAAGCTGTCGGCTACCGAAGAAGTCGCGGTCACCTCCCCTACAGGTGTGAGCTTGATCAGCGACATCGACGACACGATCAAGCACTCCGCCATAAGCGCCGGGGCGAGAGAGATCTTTCGAAATGCCTTCATCCGTGAACTCGGCGACCTCACCATCGAGGGCGTCCGAGAGTGGTACAATACTCTGCACGATATGGGCGTCAAGTTGCACTACGTTTCGAATTCACCATGGCAGATGTACCCAGTCTTGACAAGTTATTTCAAGCTGGCGAATCTACCACAAGGTTCGTTCCACCTCAAGCAATACAGTGGCATGCTTCAAGGCATATTCGAGCCCGTCGCAGAACGCAAGAAGTCGTCTCTCGAGAAGATAATGCGCGACTTTCCAGATAGGAAATTCGTTCTGGTCGGCGACAGCGGCGAGGCTGATCTCGAGGTATACCTAGAAACTGCATTGGATCATCCAGGCAGAGTACTGGGCATATTCATCCGAGACGTGACGACTACGCCTTCGAAAACCGGGTATTTCGACCCTAATGACAGCAGTCCAGGTGGTAGCAAGCGTCATTCACGCAACCACTCTCGACATCAAAGTGGCGATTCATTGGCTATGTCCAAACGGCTTTCGCGTCCCCAGGACATTCGCAACGATGATCCGGAGTTGGAGGCGGCCATCGCTGCATCCCTGGAGGATATGGAGGAGCAAGCTCGCCACGCTAGACGTTCGATCAACCCAGATGCATTTTCCAACGATTCACTGCAATCTAGAAGGGGTAGTCAAGGTAGAACCGGCCCAAGATTGCCGGCCCGTCAGGCAGCGCAGCCAGCCGAGGGCGACTTGATCGACTTCTCGGAAACTGCCCCGTCCAGTTCATGGCTAGCTCCGCCATCACGCACATCATCGGCCCGCCATGATCTAGATGAGCTTGTCGCGAGAAAGAAGCCCTCACCCTCGCCGCCACCGCCCCCGAAGCCGCAAGGTCTTCGAGGACACCCTGGTCCTCCCGATCCAGCTATCTCGGCCATTGACCATGCTGAGAAGACGCCCCCTCCACGTCCTAGAAAACCGTCGAGCGCAGTGAGGCCAAGTAACGTCCCACAAATACAGACCCATCAACCATCGCCATTGTCTCAAGTCACGAGACAAGAATCAACAAGGAAACCGCCTCCGCCTCTTCCAACGAGGCCCAGGACTTACCGGGAGATGGCCAAAGACACGTTATCGAAAGCTCGTCCATCGTACGGAACGCAGTGGCAAGGCGATTCGTCCTTTGGGCAGAGCGCATCACGCAAATCTTCTCGTAGTCGCAGTCAGCCAACATCTCCATTGGCTCGACCAATGAGTTCTGTCAAGTCATTCGAGGACCTCAATCTGCCGTCATCAGCCATGAATCATGCCCCTCCTCCGCCTCCGCCGCGACGCAATGTTACGTCCTACTCTCTGACGCAAGCTCGGCAAGCATCGTCTAACAGGCGATCTGCTACATACGATGATGATAGCCTTCCAGGGAGTCCCGGAGAGAGCGTGAGCAAGAAGGAGTTCTTGTGGAAGCAGCGCCTCGACAGGGCGAGAAGTATTCTCGAGCGCAATGGCGTCACCCTTCGGACTTGGCGAGTCGGCAGTGACGTTGCAGACTTCTGTGTACGATTGATTGAAATGGAACTGCGGAAGATTGAGCGCGAGCACAACTCGGAGAAAGATGGCAACCACAGCGAGAAGAGATGA
- a CDS encoding 3-oxoacyl-[acyl-carrier-protein] reductase FabG, with protein sequence MSSLGCTLALQDINAAGLTQTNELCGGNHHQEIFDVAETTDCNNFISNIISKLGRLDHIFNCAGVNPTAYALEDTTDEYWDKLMNTNLKGTYTITRAAIPVLKEGSSIVNVSSIMGVSVAANYAIYCATKWGIVGFTKALALELGPKGIRVNAVAPGYIDTPTNAGVVAGPEAIAAQTSKVALGRNGMPEEVADVVAFLFGNESRYISGSVVEITGGRA encoded by the coding sequence ATGTCCTCTCTCGGCTGCACGCTGGCGCTACAGGACATAAACGCCGCCGGCTTGACCCAAACCAACGAACTCTGCGGTGGCAATCACCATCAAGAAATCTTCGATGTCGCCGAAACAACAGACTGCAACAACTTCATCTCCAATATCATCTCCAAGCTCGGCCGGCTCGATCACATCTTCAACTGCGCTGGGGTGAATCCGACAGCTTATGCGTTGGAAGACACTACTGACGAGTACTGGGACAAGCTCATGAACACGAACTTGAAGGGGACGTATACCATCACTCGTGCAGCGATTCCGGTTCTTAAGGAAGGCAGCAGTATTGTGAATGTTAGCAGTATAATGGGCGTCAGCGTCGCTGCAAATTATGCCATTTACTGTGCTACAAAATGGGGTATCGTTGGCTTTACGAAAGCTCTGGCATTGGAGTTGGGTCCGAAAGGAATTAGGGTCAATGCTGTTGCGCCGGGATACATCGATACACCAACGAATGCTGGCGTGGTTGCTGGGCCTGAAGCTATTGCCGCGCAGACAAGCAAAGTTGCTCTAGGAAGGAACGGTATGCCGGAAGAAGTTGCAGACGTGGTGGCGTTCCTCTTTGGCAATGAATCGAGGTATATCAGCGGAAGCGTGGTCGAGATCACTGGGGGCAGAGCGTAG
- a CDS encoding Hybrid signal transduction histidine kinase K, with translation MVILARRSSNSSSTSNRTFDWTRKDARTNDFQRYTRENVDWSKSPLGPMAMWPATLRQLVLLSTADTSPSAVVHGLANDAVIVYNEAFATLIGNRSPALQGQAVQGQLVDLCPDFEAILHRQESNGRAELVRHQRVRQDRLGFVQEKEFTWKFVPVVGDDGQISGSVVTVEEENKMPPRRERSKSAAREIGNAVKSAIEHTSLQTMKNVRRLDEHFSGRSCNCEKLWQIHQQMEIIEARYEKFADYSPVGIAALNDSYEVEWANRSYYDVTGSPQESKTLLDFIHPDDVEVARQQFDLGAYHENSFTFECRLKKWAGRPAVSPLETVPELYPCWVLVSGYRENDHEHNTMLWMIDITAHKTAEDLLRRRMDEAVEEKQQKERFVDTISHEIRNPLSAMIHCTDEIIENVRQTTTEKSHTVLEAAETISYCTQHIRNIVGDVLTLSKLDSRLVEISPAPSNPREVIQNALRIFQAELRASGITLTFQEDTSLSQLEVEWLLLDSHRMLQVLINLVTNAIKAVKDRPEPRVTVKLSATAKAPCEATELIQCVKPRQHPRAVHFGDRYINEPSLYLAITVQDNGPGLTNAEMTSLFERFAQANPKTESKYSSGLGLFISRDLTELQGGRIGVSSQPGVGSMFVFTVETKRVAAPKVLPKMPSLELPTDLRQSTGSPVYSVIPKTIPRKPIVQRIQQERPRVKRVLIVEDNLINQRVLANQLRKRGYEVSVANHGGEALEALHMTDSSPNSPNGGTPLVTDTFDIILMDIEMPVMDGVKCTKKIRAFEQDCNGASRLKIVAVTANARSEHGTAALEAGMNAITTKPYKIADLVEQIEEVCRPGG, from the exons ATGGTCATCCTGGCCCGACGAAGTTCCAACTCGAGCTCGACCTCAAACCGCACCTTTGACTGGACCCGCAAAGATGCTCGAACGAACGACTTCCAGCGATATACGAGAGAGAATGTCGACTGGAGCAAGTCACCGCTCGGTCCCATGGCCATGTGGCCTGCTACTTTGCGACAGCTAGTCCTACTCTCTACTGCTGATACCTCGCCATCCGCTGTTGTTCACGGCCTTGCCAACGACGCTGTGATCGTGTACAATGAAGCCTTCGCGACCCTGATTGGCAACAGGAGCCCTGCGCTGCAAGGCCAAGCAGTGCAAGGGCAACTGGTAGACCTGTGCCCAGACTTCGAGGCTATCCTTCACAGACAGGAAAGCAATGGGCGCGCGGAATTGGTCAGGCATCAGCGAGTAAGGCAAGATCGCCTAGGATTTGTTCAAGAGAAGGAATTCACTTGGAAGTTCGTACCGGTTGTTGGCGACGACGGGCAGATATCTGGTAGCGTAGTCACGGTTGAGGAAGAGAATAAGATGCCTCCACGTAGAGAGAGAAGCAAGTCTGCAGCTCGAGAGATCGGCAATGCAGTGAAAAGCGCGATTGAACACACTTCTTTACAGACCATGAAGAACGTCCGGCGGCTGGACGAGCATTTCTCGGGGCGGAGCTGTAATTGCGAG AAACTCTGGCAAATCCACCAGCAGATGGAGATCATTGAGGCTAGGTACGAGAAGTTCGCTGACTATTCTCCCGTTGGAATCGCTGCCTTGAACGATTCGTACGAGGTAGAATGGGCGAATAGATCGTACTACGATGTTACTGGATCACCCCAGGAATCGAAGACGCTTCTGGACTTTATCCACCCAGACGACGTTGAGGTGGCACGGCAACAATTCGATCTCGGAGCCTACCATGAGAACTCTTTCACATTCGAATGTCGCTTGAAGAAATGGGCCGGTCGACCAGCGGTTAGCCCCCTGGAGACCGTACCAGAGCTTTACCCATGTTGGGTATTGGTCAGCGGATATCGAGAAAATGATCATGAGCACAACACGATGCTATGGATGATCGACATCACAGCCCATAAGACCGCCGAAGATTTGCTACGGCGCCGTATGGACGAAGCAGTGGAAGAAAAGCAACAGAAAGAACGGTTCGTCGACACCATTTCGCATGAGATCAGAAATCCACTCAGTGCTATGATACATTGTACAGACGAGATCATCGAGAACGTACGACAGACGACGACAGAAAAGTCACATACAGTGTTGGAAGCCGCAGAAACAATATCCTACTGCACCCAGCACATTCGAAACATCGTTGGAGATGTTCTCACTCTGTCCAAATTGGATTCGCGTCTCGTGGAGATAAGTCCAGCGCCGTCAAATCCGCGCGAAGTCATACAAAACGCTTTGAGGATATTCCAAGCCGAACTCCGCGCCAGTGGCATAACGCTAACCTTCCAGGAGGACACATCGCTATCGCAGCTGGAAGTCGAATGGCTCTTGCTCGACTCTCATCGTATGCTACAGGTCTTGATCAACCTTGTAACCAATGCAATCAAGGCCGTTAAGGATAGACCGGAGCCTAGAGTCACAGTCAAGCTGAGCGCAACGGCCAAAGCTCCGTGTGAGGCTACGGAGCTTATCCAGTGCGTTAAGCCCCGGCAACATCCAAGGGCCGTCCACTTTGGCGATCGATATATTAATGAGCCTTCTCTTTACCTAGCCATCACGGTTCAAGACAACGGGCCAGGCCTCACCAACGCTGAAATGACGAGCTTGTTCGAACGCTTTGCACAGGCGAATCCCAAGACCGAGAGCAAGTACTCCAGTGGTCTTGGCCTGTTCATATCCAGGGACTTGACTGAACTCCAGGGCGGTCGGATCGGCGTCTCATCACAGCCAGGCGTAGGATCTATGTTCGTCTTCACGGTGGAGACGAAACGAGTAGCAGCGCCGAAAGTGCTGCCAAAGATGCCATCTTTGGAGCTCCCTACAGACCTGCGTCAATCGACTGGATCACCGGTATACTCCGTTATACCCAAGACAATACCGCGGAAACCCATTGTGCAGCGAATCCAGCAGGAGCGACCGAGAGTGAAGAGAGTTCTTATCGTGGAAGATAATCTCATCAACCAGAGAGTCCTGGCCAATCAACTACGCAAGCGTGGCTACGAAGTGAGCGTTGCGAATCATGGGGGGGAAGCTTTGGAGGCACTACACATGACCGATTCCTCGCCAAACTCACCAAATGGTGGTACCCCTCTGGTCACTGACACTTTCGACATTATCCTCATGGACATCGAAATGCCTGTAATGGACGGAGTGAAATGCACCAAGAAAATCAGAGCCTTCGAACAAGATTGCAACGGCGCTTCACGGCTGAAAATCGTTGCCGTCACAGCGAACGCTCGCAGCGAACATGGAACAGCTGCGCTTGAGGCTGGTATGAATGCTATTACTACGAAGCCCTACAAGATTGCGGACTTGGTTGAGCAAATCGAGGAAGTCTGCAGGCCTGGGGGATGA
- a CDS encoding Vacuolar morphogenesis protein 7 yields the protein MAPALHISIPSTSVADASGKPYTVYHIVLQLPLRRHEIKKRYSDFLHLDQELISQAGPAPPVALPGKSWLRRTVNNEAMTEDRRQALEKYIKHIVESDDARWRSSSAWRAFLNLPTGITTNTTATQRPGSDSSAVTDPNQWLDVHRDLKSQIQSARQQLKQREAATTAQQQHTLSAEAKASLVRAATSIAQLDDGLKAMAAARKGDDAGWAGAKRLGDGELRRRRDLVGAAKKEVEGLEAVLRSMATKTANASSGINAGAAATAGDKEGLWRGTAAAKPSGRVLGGPLKETERTRELDNNGVLQLQQQVMQEQDEDVLSLGKTVAKLKDMGIQINEELTIQNEMLGLVEQDVDRVQGKIDVARRRIGKIS from the coding sequence ATGGCTCCCGCTCTTCACATTTCGATACCGTCCACTTCCGTTGCCGACGCCTCTGGGAAGCCATACACGGTCTACCACATAGTCCTACAGCTCCCACTCCGAAGACATGAGATCAAGAAGCGCTACTCGGATTTCCTACATCTCGACCAAGAACTGATCTCGCAGGCAGGTCCGGCTCCTCCTGTCGCCCTTCCCGGCAAGTCATGGCTGCGACGCACCGTGAACAACGAGGCGATGACCGAGGACAGACGGCAGGCCTTAGAAAAGTACATCAAACACATCGTAGAGTCCGACGACGCGCGATGGCGGAGCAGCAGCGCGTGGCGAGCGTTCCTGAACCTGCCGACTGGTATCACGACCAACACCACAGCAACCCAACGGCCAGGTAGCGACAGTAGCGCCGTGACCGACCCGAACCAGTGGCTCGACGTTCACCGCGATCTGAAGTCGCAAATACAAAGTGCCCGACAACAGCTTAAGCAAAGAGAAGCAGCGACGACGGCACAGCAGCAACATACACTCTCCGCAGAAGCAAAAGCTAGCCTGGTGAGAGCGGCGACGTCAATAGCACAGCTGGATGATGGCTTAAAGGCCATGGCAGCAGCGAGGAAGGGCGACGATGCAGGCTGGGCCGGCGCGAAACGTCTTGGGGATGGAGAACTAAGGCGAAGGCGAGACTTGGTCGGCGCCGCGAAGAAAGAAGTAGAAGGTCTTGAAGCAGTTTTACGGAGCATGGCGACAAAGACCGCCAATGCATCAAGCGGCATAAACGCCGGTGCTGCAGCGACGGCAGGTGATAAAGAGGGCCTGTGGCGAGGCACTGCCGCTGCGAAGCCTAGTGGGCGTGTACTAGGAGGACCGTTAAAGGAGACTGAACGAACGCGCGAGCTGGACAATAATGGTGTGCTGCAGTTGCAGCAGCAAGTCATGCAAGAGCAAGATGAAGATGTCTTGTCGCTGGGCAAAACTGTGGCGAAGCTGAAGGATATGGGCATTCAGATCAACGAGGAGCTCACTATCCAGAATGAGATGCTGGGTCTTGTTGAGCAGGATGTTGATCGTGTGCAAGGCAAAATTGATGTTGCGAGGAGGCGCATCGGCAAGATCAGCTAG
- a CDS encoding U2 snRNP component ist3, whose amino-acid sequence MQSIRQIERLNQTELDKCVPSNASWHTDYRDTAYVYIGGLPFELSEGDILTIFSQYGNPVHINLVRDKDTGKSKGFCFLKYEDQRSCDLAVDNLSGAGVMGRVMSVDHTRYKKKEGEVEGIMDEEEAQEDTDKEDGDRRKRRKTESESEEERPLIKEEIELQKLLRDHDDDDPMKEYLVKEKREEIAEALKSVVKHKSKDQDRGERKHRHRHHHRSRKRDDEEGGKEHRSRRRRDEHEGEPHRSRRGDKDEEDIGKHRLHRARRERSRSPGSDDCRRSERKPRKISGGSDPRRDRNGRYDSRIDGVEAVARSYVK is encoded by the coding sequence ATGCAGTCCATCCGCCAGATTGAACGCCTCAATCAGACTGAGCTCGACAAGTGCGTCCCGTCGAACGCATCATGGCATACCGACTATCGCGACACTGCCTATGTCTACATCGGCGGACTGCCCTTCGAGCTCAGTGAAGGAGACATACTCACCATCTTCAGTCAATATGGCAATCCAGTCCACATCAACCTCGTTCGCGACAAGGATACTGGCAAGAGCAAAGGGTTCTGCTTCCTCAAGTATGAGGATCAGAGAAGTTGCGATCTTGCTGTAGACAACCTCAGCGGGGCTGGTGTCATGGGCCGCGTGATGAGCGTGGATCACACTCGGTACAAGAAGAAGGAAGGCGAAGTGGAAGGTATTATGGATGAGGAAGAAGCGCAAGAAGACACAGACAAGGAGGATGGGGATCGCAGGAAACGTAGAAAGACGGAAAGCGAAAGTGAGGAGGAAAGGCCTTTGATCAAGGAAGAGATTGAGCTGCAGAAGCTGCTACGTGATCACGACGACGATGATCCCATGAAGGAGTACCTGGTCAAGGAGAAGCGAGAAGAAATTGCCGAAGCTTTGAAGAGTGTTGTGAAGCACAAGTCGAAGGATCAGGATCGCGGTGAGAGGAAGCACCGGCACCGGCATCATCATCGTTCAAGGAAGCGCGATGATGAGGAAGGGGGAAAGGAGCATAGATCACGACGTAGGCGAGACGAACATGAAGGCGAGCCGCACCGTTCGAGGCGAGGAGACaaagacgaggaggataTCGGCAAGCACAGGTTGCACCGGGCCCGACGAGAACGATCACGCTCACCTGGATCCGATGACTGCCGACGGAGCGAGCGAAAGCCACGCAAAATCTCTGGAGGCTCGGATCCCAGGCGAGATAGGAATGGACGTTACGATAGCCGTATAGACGGAGTTGAAGCTGTTGCTCGTTCATACGTCAAGTAA